The Alistipes finegoldii DSM 17242 DNA segment GGGAATATGTACAGTGTTTTTGGCCTGAGCGCCAGCGTGAGATTCTGACATCCTTTGCCCGTGAGACCTTTGGGGCCGACGGCGCGTATGTCAAAGACATGAAGGATTTCGAGAGCATGGTCCGGGAGCGGTTGCTTCCGGAAGATGCCCGGCGCTGCGTTGCGGAAGCCGTAAGCCGTTGTGAGCAACCTGCGACCTTCGATGCGCTGCGCCTTGAGATCGCAGCCTGTCCTGCGGACCGTGCGGCGGAGTTGACCGTGCAGCTGGAGAATTTCCAGACCGAGCGGATGCAACTCATGGAGCAGCTACGCAGCGTGCTGGCGGAGCAAACGCTGGGCGTTCACGCCAAAGAGGAGTCGTTGCTGCGCTTGGCGCTTCAGGACCGTAATGTGGACAAGGCTTTGCGGGACCTTCGGGCGGGAGTAGTGAAGATCTACGAAAAGAAGCACCCGGAACTGAAGCCCCGGCAGCTCCAGAAGCAGTTGAAGGAGTTGTTCGCGGAACTCTCCAAGATCCGCGTGAAGCATCAGGCGGATTTTGCCAAAACCATCGACACGTTTATTCGTGAAGAACTACCGGGTTATCACCTTCTCATCGAGAAGCAAACCCAACTTGAACAACTGATCCGGGAGACGACTCTCGATCCCAATAAATGTGCTGAGCGAATTCTTGAGATGAATAATGAACTGGCCCGCGAGGTATCGCCCCATGCGGAGCGTCTCTTCGAGCAGCATAGCCGGCTGTTGTTCGGGCCGGAAGTCCGGTTGCGTAACGAGCATGACTTTTCGGTGTATGTGGATCAGAATTATTCTCCGGAGCAGGCCCGTCACTACAAGGACTCCCTGAAGGGTGTATATGCCCGGATCGAGGAAAAGCGCCGGGAGGTTATTCAGCGTCTTGTCCAGGCAATCCCCCAAGAGGACTTGGAGAAGATACAGCGGCAGCAGAACTATCTTAACCGCTACATCAACAAATATTTCTCGGCTGCGGAATCCAAGACGAAGAAAGAGGCTTTGCAGCGGCGTGTATCCTCTTCGTGCCGTCGTGCTGTGGGTCCGGTTCCGGAATATAAGGTTTACGGAGCCGTTGCTCAGCGCGATGTGTCGGTGCAGGCTATGGCGAAGGCCGATCAGGTGAAGATGGTGCAGCCGGTCACTCCGCAGCAGTTGGCGATAAAGGCGGCGTTCAAACTCGTTGGAATTTTAACCAAAGGATATTGATATGAATGAACTTCATTTTACGATGAAATTGGCCCTGAAACTTTTTGCCGGATTGATCCTGCTGGGCGTCTGGCTTATGGCACGTCAGCAGGCGAAACTGGATAAACGGAACAGTGAAGCCCGTGCCGAAGCGAGAGAGCAAGGTTTGCCGGAACCTCCGCGAGAGATTATTCCGCGCTCCACCCTGATTATTGCCGGCGTGGCGATCCTGTTCCTGATTATAGTCTTGTTCTGGGGAAACGAGTCTACGTTATGACAAAGTTCAGTAACAGAGATTCCGACCTTTGGCCGCGGATTGAAATGGTAGTCCGATGGTCATGTATGTCGGTTAACGCCTTTGCTCGGCATATCGGGCTTCCGCGTGGTGAGAACCTCTATCAGATAAAGAGAGGGAATAACGGGCTTTCCATCCATGTCGCCGACATGATTTGTGAAAAGTTTCCTGAGATCGATGAATTGTGGCTTCTGACGGGCAGAAACAATATGTTTCTCTCAATGGATAAGTGCCGTTGCCGCGAAGTCGCGCCGGGCCCCATGTATTCTGCGACGTCAGGACCGGTTGATCCTTGCCGACTATGTATCGCCGGGAGAATTCTGCCCGTGTTGCTCCAGAAGGAAGTGTGCAACCCCGTCGGCATGGCCTTCCGATATACGGAGGATTTGATTTCAAAATACCAAAACATCGAATGATTATGACTCTGTTGGGATGGTTCCTGTTGACGGCGGTGTTGATCCCGCTGCTTTATCTCTGGCGACGCCCTGCCGGAATCATGGCCGGCCTTGCGGGGCTTCTGGTTCCGGGAGGACTCTACCTTTGGGCGGGTCTTTCACTGCGGACCTACACATGGTCATGGGCGTTGCCGTTGCTGGCGGGGCAATGCCTGCTCATTCCCCTTGTGCGGTTTCTGTATGTCCGGATTTGCCGGCTTCTGAACGGCTGGTCCAAGTTCAACTTGGAGATCGAAGATAGCAATGGCCACCTGCACTATGTGAAAGGTATCAATCAGGGAACCTATATCAACGGCGGTTCGGGCAGCGGTAAGACAGCGAGTTGCAATACGGCCTATGCCCGACATGCAGCACAATTCGGTATGTCAGTCTTGGTTCACGACCTAAAAAAATATGAACTTTCGGAGGTTCTTTATCCGATCTTCCGGGCTGCTGGGCTTCCATACCATGTTTTTGCGCTGTTCGATCCCGAACGTTCTGTGCGTATCAATCCGATCTCCCCGGAGTATATTCCCGACGAGGCATCGCTGCGCTCGCGCGTGAAGTCCTTTATCGTTGCCGTGCAGGGCCGGGAGTCCGACGACTCGACTTCTGATTTCTTCAACAATTCGGCCTCGTCGCTTTTGGAGGCGCTGATCTGGTATCTGAAACGTTATGCTCCTGAGCACTGCAACCTCCCGTTCGTGATGTCGATACTTAACAACCCGGAGCACCTGCGGTTGGAGGAAGGTCGGAAGGTTCTTCCTTTCGGGAAGCTGGAGCGCCTTCTCAAAGCCGATGCGCAGGTCTATTCGATGGCTGCCGCGTTCTTCCAAGGCACAGGCAATGCCGACACTACGAGCAACATCCTCCAGACGCTTATTCTTGCGTTGAACACGATCAATACGGATGCGGGTTTCTATTTGTTGAGTGATAACGAGATCAATCTGCGTATCAATACTCCGGGATCGAAGATCGGCCTTGGACTGGTGAATGATCCACGAAACACGACGGCCTATGCTCCGATCCTTGCGATGATCGCCGATGCCACGCTTACGATGATGAGCGAACGGGGCGGAGTTCCCGCCGTAGCCTTGCTGGATGAGGCTCCGGAGCTCCCGCTGCTGCGTGTGCAGAACTATATGGCTACGCTGCGTAGCTTGGGAATCTGTATTGTCTATACGACGCAGGATCTTAGCCAGATACAGCGGACTCAGGGCGGCAAGGAGTATAACCAGCGTACTGTTCTTTCGAACTTGGCGCATCAGTTCCTTGGGCGCACGAGCCTCGAACATACTGCCAAGTATTACGAAGGCATGATGCCGCAGGTTGATCGCATCGAGCGCAGTTACAGCACCTCTTCGAACGGTTCGAGTACCACACGGCGTAAGGTGAAACGTCCCCTGTACGAACGCTCGGAGTTCTATTCGCTCAAACAAGGTGAATTCATCTACTTCCACGGCCGGGTCGAGCGTTTCCGGTTCAAGTACTATCCGGGTTCCAAACTCCTACCTCCGCAAGTCCGGGATTTGGACCCGGTGCAAATGCGGCTCGTTGCCGAGCAGATCCGGTGTGATGCTGCAGAATTTATGAACAGATTTTCCAATATATGATTTCAACTATGAAAAAACGACTTTTTACGGCTGCCGCAACCTTGCTTGCCGCACCTCTTTTCGCCCAGACGATCAGCTGGGACCTGTCGCCTGTTACGGCATCGCTTCGCACGTTGGTTCCCAATCTGTTGGGTCTGCTATGCTTTGTGGCCTTATTCGGCTGGACGATCTGGAACCTTGTTCAGAACTGGAAAGATCGTGCTGAGATCCTTTCCAATGCCGGCTGGGCTCTGGTGATTATTGCCGTCGGCTATGGTATGGTGTACGGTGCGATGAATGTTTTGCTGCGATGAAGTTGTATGTCAATCGCCGTATCCGGGACAAGGCGATGGTGTTGGGGCTTCCTGCCGAGAACTTCCTTATCTGTCTGGGCCTGACATGTGCCCCTGTGCTTATCGTGGTGTTTCTTCCGGTGTTTATCATCGTATGGATTCCGTGGGCATGCGGGGTCTATTGGCTTTTCCGCAATATGGAGCGTCTGAAACGTAACCTGCATTACGGAAAACAATATCCCCTTCATCTTAAAAACCGCTGATGATGTTTCATGCTATCTTGATTCTGCTGGTATCGATCGTCGGACTTGTCGTCTGGCTGTTGTTCCAGTCGTATCCCCGCCCGAAGTCCCGTAGCTTCAATGCTTCGGAGCTTCTGGAGGACGTTTCCAATAATCGGCTGTTGACCATTCAGGGCGATGTCGCCTTCTGTTATCGGTTGCAGCTTCCAGAGGTTCGATCGTTGTCCGAGGATCAATACGACCGCTTGAATGAGATATGGCGTGTCGCCCTAAAGGATCTTCCGCAGGGGACGATCATCTTGCGTAGTGATCGGTACGACCGGCAGTTGTTCGACGCCTCGGCGATGCCGGAAAACTCGTACATACAGCGTGAGGAGAAGGCATTTGCCGCGGGACGTATGCAGACGTGCGACATGTCCTGCCTGTTCGTCGTGTTTACGGGCTTCCGTGCGACGCGCGATCCGCGGTCTCAGAATCCCTTTGTACCGCTGACTCACGCCGCGTTCTGTTCCGAGGATCAAGAGTACGGGCGCTTTACCCGTGCAGTTGATTCGATGTACCTTCAGTTTCAAGGCTCTGGGATTATCGGCATTGAGCCGTTCGGGGAGGAGGAGGTTCGTGAATATACCCGTTATTTCTTCAATGGATTTCAGACCGACTACCTGACGGATGTGGATGCTGCGGGGTGCGATTTCCGTGTCGGCGACCGTTATGTCGGCGCCGTGAGCCTCGAACACGAGCGTCAGTTCCCGGAGGTTCTGACTACACCAGCGCCGGGTCAGAGTTCGCAACTCCCGATGGGGATCATGGAAGAGCTGGGCATCCTGTTGCCTGTTCCGCATCTGTATAATCAGATTATACGGATATCGGGGCATGAGCAGGAGTATGCGCTCGTCAAACAGACGTTGGATACTTTCCGCAAGAACCGGGGATTCTCGGAAGAGAATGATGACCAGGTGCGGCGTCTGGACCGCACGCGCGAAGAAATCAGCGACGATTTGGACGCCATGTTGGTCCGGGGGCATACGAATATCATCTTCTGGGGTGAGAGTGCTGAAGAGGTAAAAGAGTACCGGACGCGAATAACGAATTATTTGAGGCAGGTCCGTGATTTCGAGCCTTCGGTGCCGATGGGTGCGGAGCTTCGCAATATCGTCTTCTGCTCACATCCTGCAACGGTAACCTGCATGGACCGGGATTCGTTCTACTTGGTTGATCTTCGGCAGGCGTTGGCTCTGTTTCAGCATACGGGAAGTTACAGGTCGGATGCGGAAGGCGTTTTTTTCAGTGATCCTATCAACCATCTGCCGTTGCGCTACGATCTCTACGATCCACATCGGAAATATGTCGATTCCCGCAATATTGCGGTGATAGGCCGTACAGGTGGCGGCAAGACAGTCGATCTGGAGAAGATTGTCGGAGACTACCACAATGACCCCGAGGCGGAATATGTGAACATCATCATCGACTGCGGCGGCTCGTATGACAAGGCCGCCCGGCTGTATGATTCTGAGGAGGTTTTCATCTTCCGTTATAACAGCAGCGATCCCCTGGGGCTCGATCCGTTTGCCGTTGCCGACGTCGATAATGGTGAGAGTGTGGACGACATTTGTGAGACGCTGTGGCTTATCATTAAGCCGGGAGGTATTCCCACGGCCGAGGAAGAGGTGTCGCTGCGCAAGATCGTCATGTCGTACCTGCATATTGTCGCGGCCCCCTCTTGGCCGGGATTCTACGTATGGCTGCGCGATAACTACCACCAGATTCTCGAAAAGAACGAGATACGCAGTGCTTATTTCGACGTGAGCCAGTTTGTTCACAACGGCAGCGAGTGGTGCGAGGGCGGCAGCTATGGGAATGTTTTTGCACGCAGCGAAGACCCTACGACACGTTTGAAGGGGAAACGGCTGCTGATCTTCGAATTGGAGAATATCCGCTCGAAACCCCAGTTGTTGAGTATCGTCGTACACCTGATCGGCATCACCATCCGGACGCTTGTCTGGGAGCAGATGGGTAAGCGAGGCTTCATTATTTACGAGGAGTTTGCCGAGTTGATGCAGAAGCCGGTGATCTTCGGTGCCGTGCTGTACCAGATGCAGGCGATCCGTAAGAAAGGCGGTTCGGCGTGTATCGTTTTGCAGAACCTCGACCAGCTGGCGTTGAACGCCGAGGACAGGTATAAGAAAGACGGAGGAGCTGCCGGCGCCTTGATGAAGAACATCGAGACGGTAATCTTTCTGGCCGGAGCAGATCCCACGGGCTTTGAGAAATACTCGACGGGCTTCACCGAGCATGACCGGCAATGCGTTCTGTCATTGAGGAACAACTTCAATACGCCGCCCATGTATTCCTCTTTCTACATTTACCGGAGTAAAAAATCGACCCTGATGAGTCTTTGCATAAGCCCTCGGACCTATCTGGCATTCCAGACCGAGGGTGAAGTCTGTGACGAGCTCGGTCGGCTGTATGCCCAAACCAAGTCGATGGAACGAGCCATCGAGCAATACGAACGGATTCACAGTGCAAATTAATACTTCTATACTTATGAAACGATTATTCTTAATTTTTGCAGTTATTTGCGGAATTGCTCAGGTGCAGGCCCAAATGGTTGTGACGGCTCCGTCCCTTGAAGTTCAGGAGGCCCTGAACCACGTCGAGCAGATGCAGCAGGCGGTTCAGACCTACCAGACGATGATGGGCGTGAAGCAGGGCATCGATAAAACCGTCGATGCCGTTGAGAAGGTCAACAGCAAGCTGGCTACGATCCGCGAGGTGCAGGAGATTGCCACCCGCTCGGCGGCCTGCGTCAAAAGGATTCGGCAGGTATATGACAAGATCTCGGCCATGAAGGTAGATCGGCGCTATACGACCAACCTGTTGTCGTTGTGCAGCCAGACGACGCGCGAGTGCGTCAACGTCACAGCCTATGGCGCGAAGATCTTTACGAGCAATTTCCTCCGTCTGAGTGACGCGGAACGCCTGAACGAAACCCGACAGGTCCTCGACAACATCGATAAGCTCTTGGCCCGTGTAAACTATATCAATCTTCAGGCGGATGCCGTGAAGTTCAACAACCAGTTATTGAACGCATATTTCAAGTGATATGAATCTGGATTTTTTGGACCAACTGGTCATTTCCCAAGCGACGATCCCTCCGGTAGTGAGTCGTATCGCGGGCTTTTTTCTCTTGGTGCAAGCCTTGCTTATCGTCCTTCAGAAGAAGAACGATCCGCATAAGGCCATCTGGGAGGATATTCAGGGTGTGCTGCTGGCCGGCCTCGTGGTGTTCCTGT contains these protein-coding regions:
- a CDS encoding type IV secretory system conjugative DNA transfer family protein; protein product: MTLLGWFLLTAVLIPLLYLWRRPAGIMAGLAGLLVPGGLYLWAGLSLRTYTWSWALPLLAGQCLLIPLVRFLYVRICRLLNGWSKFNLEIEDSNGHLHYVKGINQGTYINGGSGSGKTASCNTAYARHAAQFGMSVLVHDLKKYELSEVLYPIFRAAGLPYHVFALFDPERSVRINPISPEYIPDEASLRSRVKSFIVAVQGRESDDSTSDFFNNSASSLLEALIWYLKRYAPEHCNLPFVMSILNNPEHLRLEEGRKVLPFGKLERLLKADAQVYSMAAAFFQGTGNADTTSNILQTLILALNTINTDAGFYLLSDNEINLRINTPGSKIGLGLVNDPRNTTAYAPILAMIADATLTMMSERGGVPAVALLDEAPELPLLRVQNYMATLRSLGICIVYTTQDLSQIQRTQGGKEYNQRTVLSNLAHQFLGRTSLEHTAKYYEGMMPQVDRIERSYSTSSNGSSTTRRKVKRPLYERSEFYSLKQGEFIYFHGRVERFRFKYYPGSKLLPPQVRDLDPVQMRLVAEQIRCDAAEFMNRFSNI